The following proteins are encoded in a genomic region of Chaetodon auriga isolate fChaAug3 chromosome 8, fChaAug3.hap1, whole genome shotgun sequence:
- the LOC143324419 gene encoding uncharacterized protein LOC143324419 isoform X2 has protein sequence MWSAFMNGSGLHGGGGAGGGYVPSQGWEFVPCSGMDRADRGRGKSRSPLRRISSPPTVFSQLYEPQFGASPGRGEGGAGTQLEVLRGHVWPGPEPQQQQQTQHTRLKKKFEDLKKRHVQDKEGWMREKESLLREVADIQGGENRRILLDLKTVLEEVQVEVKKEEEKRSELQLQYTRDRCAWELEKAELKSRIAQLEARESAGLIGGGVQSAAGPGSVASRGAPVQHNETSMLRREREEQRRLLADTHSTAMDLRCRLEHNERDWSREKAELLERFDVERREWESQLKDMQKKIEELYCEVRAKREGTGLDSRRQDNDDVMQRLSVRSTSTGSSLLSDNSRSEPLSSSSQSEPINSLLPGFGCNRNITGCVGTDTQQSTCFQTDSLGEYNVGDQFTHSDLSQLDLVDELRSRGTWQQESVTDSKEAVDTTELDAIFHGAPRCGVPQKNISKDSEKNVHVSPGESPLWSERSYGSEKKKNTTALNAALKEIARVSEELCSYQDEIRKKSGDRRNRSEFLCLPEESEMLFRHDKTQLEVDEASCDLSQIYDDLRALERENWITLSPDNTWRTTRELSKSQRASTADPDRGTTISPAVLSEIGTSAPPIPPRISSWNLSAPTHPDTELHIPDSPVTTVRKCHSPCILVDRKCSSPSIVRKFGAMLQENEGKVLIDGVVTSCSVPANSKCNIGCCHNRWSCDASKFTNSKLSTHGTVQKSFSEANILTAGKDLRSEYSPGLGNLNELQIPPIVKELPVDLLLSSLEIPPTSLKLQGSRRNIMLEQKTAEFNRTLFQAEMGRGVEEDSSTVTDGYSVGCQPVCISDEVLPPRETTFQPHCTDVTTSIIDVHPEVTLSPFTSDATVHEVQPRRMTCGPEGQEVRMNLSSEQPHIGLREATSITFESPAHHSEVKHKVRTASSPSRKTQLREATEALFSEPVLDSNTQPGQSVESSSSKNENPNGAKPQPARVSVSLQQLPAENKQRQMTQPGHQAPPRHVSAPHSQSDSSRPGPRMMNDHPWKPLTLAAYPRPEGSRSNYGALERILKNYESAARAQQNQGHQDEVSSSPNISVRQEETVTELDMLDMDPLPLPPALRHAQTSHTSQTHTTHAQLSSHSAMSAKEIHLLVQGQEDYRWNT, from the exons ATGTGGAGCGCGTTTATGAACGGCTCGGGGCTGCACGGTGGGGGCGGTGCTGGCGGGGGCTACGTCCCGTCCCAGGGATGGGAGTTCGTTCCCTGCTCCGGGATGGACAGGGCAGATAGAGGCAGGGGCAAAAGCCGCAGTCCGCTGAGGAGGATCTCCTCTCCGCCCACCGTCTTCAGTCAGCTCTACGAGCCACAGTTCGGTGCTTCACCgggcagaggagagggtggagcAGGGACGCAGCTGGAGGTCCTCAGGGGCCATGTGTGGCCGGGTCCCGaaccccagcagcagcagcaaacacaacacacgCGGCTTAAAAAGAAATTTGAGGATTTGAAAAAGCGACACGTACAGGATAAAGAAGGATGGATGCGCGAGAAGGAGTCATTGTTGAGAGAAGTGGCTGACATACAA GGAGGGGAGAACAGGAGGATTCTGCTGGACCTGAAGACAGTTTTGGAAGaagtgcaggtggaggtgaagaaagaggaggagaagaggagcgagctgcagctgcagtacaCCAGAGACAGATGTGCCTGGGAGTTGGAGAAGGCTGAGCTCAAAAGCAGGATTGCACAG ttGGAGGCTAGAGAGAGTGCTGGGTTGATCGGTGGAGGAGTCCAGTCAGCAGCAGGTCCTGGCTCTGTGGCATCACGCGGCGCTCCAGTACAGCACAACGAGACCTCAATGCTCCGCCGGGAGAGGGAAGAGCAGCGGAGGCTCCTGGCGGACACACACTCGACGGCCATGGACCTGCGCTGTCGCCTGGAGCACAATGAGAGGGACTGGTCAAGGGAGAAAGCCGAGCTGCTGGAGAGGTTCGATGTGGAGAGAAGGGAGTGGGAGAGCCAGCTGAAGGACATGCAGAAGAAAATAGAAGAG CTGTACTGTGAAGTGAGGGCGAAGCGAGAAGGGACCGGACTGGACAGCAGGAGGCAGGACAACGATGATGTTATGCAGAGGCTCAGCGTACGCTCGACGAGCACTGGCTCCAGCCTGCTCAGTGACAACTCTCGCTCCGAGccgctcagcagcagcagtcagtcagaacCAATCAATTCACTGTTACCTGGGTTTGGTTGCAACAGAAACATCACTGGTTGTGTTGGCACAGATACTCAGCAGTCCACCTGCTTCCAAACAGACAGCCTTGGTGAATATAATGTTGGTGATCAGTTCACTCACAGTGACCTGTCACAACTTGACCTGGTGGATGAGTTGAGATCCAGAGGCACTTGGCAGCAGGAATCAGTCACTGATAGCAAGGAAGCTGTGGATACAACAGAGCTGGATGCCATTTTTCATGGAGCTCCGAGATGTGGAGTGCCACAGAAAAATATCTCTAAAGATagtgaaaaaaatgtccatGTTAGTCCTGGAGAAAGTCCTCTCTGGTCAGAGCGGAGCTACGGCAgcgaaaagaagaagaacaccaCTGCTCTGAATGCT gcTCTGAAGGAGATAGCCCGTGTGAGTGAGGAGCTTTGTAGCTACCAGGATGAGATCAGAAAGAAGAGCGGGGATAGGAG GAATCGATCTGAATTCCTGTGCCTACCTGAGGAGAGCGAGATGCTGTTTCGCCATGATAAAACCCAACTGGAGGTGGATGAAGCCTCTTGCGACCTCAGCCAGATTTACGATGACCTCCGGGCCTTGGAGAGGGAAAACTGGATCACCTTGTCACCAGATAACACCTGGCGGACAACCAGAGAGCTGAGCAAATCCCAGAGAGCAAGCACTGCTGATCCAGACAGAGGAACAACGATAAGCCCTGCAGTACTCTCTGAGATTGGTACATCAGCTCCACCCATCCCTCCCCGCATCTCCTCCTGGAATCTGAGCGCCCCCACTCATCCAGACACAGAGCTCCACATCCCAGATTCCCCTGTGACGACAGTGAGGAAGTGCCATAGCCCCTGTATTCTGGTGGACAGAAAGTGTAGCAGTCCATCTATTGTCAGGAAGTTCGGGGCCATGCTacaagaaaatgaaggaaaggTTTTAATAGATGGTGTGGTAACGTCATGCTCTGTGCCTGCTAACTCTAAGTGTAATATCGGCTGCTGCCACAATCGCTGGTCCTGCGATGCAAGCAAATTCACCAACAGCAAGTTGTCTACACATGGGACTGTCCAGAAAAGCTTCTCTGAAGCCAACATATTGACTGCTGGAAAAGACTTGCGCTCAGAGTACAGCCCTGGTCTTGGGAACTTAAATGAGCTACAAATACCACCGATTGTAAAAGAATTACCTGTAGATTTGCTCTTGTCCTCACTTGAAATACCACCTACCAGCCTCAAGCTCCAGGGCTCCAGAAGAAACATAATGCTCGAACAAAAAACTGCTGAGTTCAACAGAACTTTGTTTCAGGCTGAGATGGGTCGTGGTGTAGAGGAAGACAGTTCTACAGTAACAGATGGCTACTCTGTGGGTTGCCAGCCAGTTTGTATATCCGATGAGGTCTTACCTCCCAGAGAGACAACATTTCAGCCACATTGTACTGATGTCACCACCAGCATCATAGATGTGCATCCTGAAGTCACATTATCTCCCTTCACCTCGGATGCGACAGTTCATGAGGTCCAACCAAGACGAATGACATGTGGTCCTGAAGGTCAAGAGGTCAGAATGAACCTTTCTTCCGAACAGCCACACATTGGACTCAGGGAGGCAACCTCCATAACCTTTGAGAGTCCTGCACACCATTCTGAGGTCAAGCACAAAGTTCGAACAGCAAGCAGTCCTTCCAGGAAAACACAACTCAGAGAAGCCACAGAGGCTCTCTTTTCTGAGCCTGTCTTGGATTCAAATACCCAGCCAGGTCAGAGTGTGGAGAGTTCCAGCTCCAAGAATGAAAATCCCAATGGAGCAAAGCCTCAGCCAGCCAGAGTCAGTGTCTCactccagcagctgcctgctgagaacaaacaaagacagatgacaCAGCCAGGGCACCAGGCACCGCCAAGGCATGTGTCTGCTCCTCATTCCCAGTCTGACTCCTCCAGACCTGGGCCTCGAATGATGAATGACCACCCGTGGAAGCCCCTCACTCTGGCTGCATATCCACGGCCCGAGGGTTCCAGGTCCAACTATGGGGCATTGGAAAGGATTCTGAAGAATTATGAGAGTGCAGCTCGGGCTCAGCAGAACCAGGGCCATCAGGACGAGGTATCTTCAAGTCCTAACATCAGTGTCAGGCAGGAGGAGACCGTCACAGAACTGGACATGCTGGACATGGACCCTCTGCCCTTACCTCCCGCTCTGAGACACGCACAGACTTCACACACCTCACAGACgcacacaacacatgcacagctcAGCAGCCACAGTGCCATGAGTGCGAAAGAGATACATCTGTTGGTGCAG GGTCAAGAAGACTACAGATGGAACACGTGA